The genome window TCTCTTCACTTCCAAAGAGACCTCCTTCTCCCGCATGAGGGTTAAGAGCGGCTACACCGATCGGCTTGAGTCGTTGAATGCCGAGCTGTTTCAGAATCGCTTCGCATCTCAATATGTAATTGTAGACCCTGTCTTTCTTCACCATTCTGCAGGCATCTATGAGTGAAAGGTGTCTGGAGAGGAAGAAAACTCTCATCTCTCCAGCAATTTCGAACATCGTCAGGGGATCTATTGTTTCCGTCAGAGCTCCGAGAATCTCTGTGTGACCCGCGTAAGGTATTCCCGCAGCCTTAATAGAAAGCTTGTTTATCGGGGCGGTTGCAATTGCCGATATCTTTCCCTCTTCTGCCAGCTCAACCGCCTTCACGAGATATTCAAAGGCAGCTCTTCCACAGGCTCTATCGACTTTCCCATATACTGGAAGTCTATTCGGCGTTCCCATGTCGATCAAAGTTAGGGTGCCTGGGAAGAATTCAGTCTGATCGGTTATCTCGGAGACTGCTTCTATCTTTATGCAGAGATGGTTTCTGTCTATTTCTCTTTGAAGAATTCCGAGTTCTGCTATCACGATCGGCCTGCATATCTTGAAGATCTCCCCATTGGCAACTGCCTTCGACACGATTTCCGGACCAATCCCCGCAGGATCACCGATGGTAATAGCTATTGCCGGCTTCTCTGATATCCTGTCTGGTAGAACTGGCTGCTCCATAGGTTTTAGAATCAAACAGTACCTCCCAAATGTTTCTTCGTCCGAAAACGTTTCACTCTCCGAATACTTCCGTCCTGATTCTGGCCATATACCAGCCGAAAAGTTCCACGCAGATTTCGGCGGCCAGCTTGTTCTTCTCAGAGGCAGCGTCGTAGAGTTTCGTTCCTATTGAAGATATGAAGTCGAACCCGCAGCATCTTCCCTCGTTATTCAAGTCTTGAGCAATTTTCATCATTCTTTCGAAATCATCTGTGACAAGTGCCTCTTTGAGGGACTCGACATCTCCGTGTCTTATCAACAGGAATTTGTCAACAGTACCTTCCATGCTGGCCTCAATGGTCACCGCAACTCTTTCCACCTGCCACCTCCAAGAAACAAAGCAATGGTCTCAAAACTCCGGTCAACGGGATCATCATATGTCATGTTTTACTACTCGTATTACCATTCTATATGATTAGTCTGTTTTCATGAAGTCAATTTCCCACCCAAACTACACCCAAGAATAAAGAGTCTTAATTTAGCCCGACTGTTACAGGTTCGTTCGTTCAAAGACTCTATGAAATTGTTTTGGTGGCGGCAAGTCTTTTTTTGTGCGAGAAACGGAATTCCCAGGAATGATCTCTTTTGTCTTGCATAATGGCCAGTATAGTGCTGGATTACGGCAATGAGCTCTACTGATCTTGCCTGTGCAATGGTTTCCGAAGTTTTATTTGGATTAGTACATATTGTATAATCATACTAACAATATAGGTCATCGTTTCTTGTTTTTCTTCATTTTCTATGAACGGCAAGAGTGTTCTTTATCGTGTTTTGTTTGATCTGTGATAGGTCTTTTATGGAATACCGCAATTATGTTCTCAACTTTATTTTGTAGGAGGGGAAAGTATGAAGAAATTCTTGTTACTGGCTTTGGTCGCGATCATTGCAGTAAGCGCATTTGCCGGCAAAGTCACCATCTGGAGCTGGCGAACGCAGGATGCTCAGG of Mesotoga infera contains these proteins:
- the pdxA gene encoding 4-hydroxythreonine-4-phosphate dehydrogenase PdxA, which encodes MILKPMEQPVLPDRISEKPAIAITIGDPAGIGPEIVSKAVANGEIFKICRPIVIAELGILQREIDRNHLCIKIEAVSEITDQTEFFPGTLTLIDMGTPNRLPVYGKVDRACGRAAFEYLVKAVELAEEGKISAIATAPINKLSIKAAGIPYAGHTEILGALTETIDPLTMFEIAGEMRVFFLSRHLSLIDACRMVKKDRVYNYILRCEAILKQLGIQRLKPIGVAALNPHAGEGGLFGSEEIEEIIPAVELARKKGIDVVGPVGADSIFNMSRKGAFSAIISMYHDQGHIATKTLDFERTVSVTLGMPVLRTSVDHGTAFDIAGKGIADPTNLIEAVKTAARYS
- a CDS encoding cytoplasmic protein, which gives rise to MERVAVTIEASMEGTVDKFLLIRHGDVESLKEALVTDDFERMMKIAQDLNNEGRCCGFDFISSIGTKLYDAASEKNKLAAEICVELFGWYMARIRTEVFGE